A genomic window from Euzebya rosea includes:
- a CDS encoding WD40/YVTN/BNR-like repeat-containing protein: MANTPSMQSLLSPRRPLTALAAITLLVLGLVVTTLLPRGQTAPLADPRLELPPLQAPGEWFDSQRGVEGASIDYAGTLAESAAIADRTRAVNPAVADLEWDLLGPTEIGGRVVDLALVPGRPNEVWVATASGGVWHSADAGTTYSPRWDPELTQALGAMAAGPDGTLYVGTGEANPGGGSVVYGGTGLYVSRDDGASWQLSGLPDSGAFGRIVVDPNDGDTVYAAAAGDLFVPGGERGLYRSPDAGDTWELIFPQADTALPNRETTGAVDVAIDPSDSDRILVAMWDHYRTPEKRVYAGPGSSVWLTEDGGTTWMHVTDIALGEGDRTRNDLEDRLYTPEEETGRIGLAFAPSDPSRVYAMIANTLDGTHGAWFSSDDGGRSFTRSEPFGLAANNSSYGWWFARIFVDPLNADHLYAAGLEVIESLDGGSTFLPQSNTTALVVTGANQAIVHSDQHTMVWSPDVPGLVYLGNDGGVYRSAANGAAGTWVTGASQGWTQHYSVDVDEQTAQYVVSGLQDNLCMHHVGDVEAGSAAWMKYGFCGDGIVTRVDPGDPSTTYYCSQYGGCGRAKGGAPLLVGGMRMPSDRYGWLADIQFDPNNPDTIYTAGAQLHRSTNEGTAFRTISGDLSSQPEQTDPNSGYRLRGVVTTIATHPDGNTVWVGTDEGRLWVTHAASTLPAVGRGVPQDSSGGWTLVDDGDPTTTDDNDGDLGLPERTWITSVTADPADPTGNSAWVAYSGFRQGEEGAQLFRTTDGGATFTDVSGDLPGAPINDVILIDGDPAVATDVGVFMSTDDGTSWLRVGDLPAVPVLELRHHVGTNTLTAATFGHGIRRTTLPGEQAGGLGLPLHD, translated from the coding sequence GTGGCGAACACCCCGAGCATGCAGAGCCTCCTCTCCCCCCGTCGTCCGCTGACGGCGCTGGCCGCCATCACGCTGCTGGTGCTCGGACTGGTCGTCACGACCCTCCTCCCCCGCGGTCAGACAGCACCGCTGGCCGACCCGCGGCTGGAGCTGCCGCCCCTCCAGGCACCGGGTGAGTGGTTCGACTCCCAGCGTGGTGTGGAGGGGGCGAGCATCGACTACGCCGGCACGCTGGCGGAGTCCGCCGCGATCGCCGACCGCACGCGGGCGGTCAACCCGGCGGTGGCCGACCTCGAGTGGGACCTGCTCGGCCCGACCGAGATCGGCGGCCGCGTCGTGGACCTCGCGCTGGTGCCCGGTCGTCCCAACGAGGTCTGGGTGGCCACGGCCTCCGGTGGCGTGTGGCACTCCGCCGACGCGGGCACGACCTACAGCCCACGGTGGGACCCCGAGCTGACCCAGGCGCTGGGCGCCATGGCCGCCGGACCGGACGGGACGCTCTACGTCGGCACCGGCGAGGCCAACCCCGGCGGCGGCTCGGTCGTCTACGGCGGCACCGGCCTGTACGTCTCCCGTGACGACGGCGCCAGCTGGCAGCTGTCCGGCCTGCCCGACTCGGGCGCGTTCGGTCGGATCGTGGTGGACCCCAACGACGGCGACACCGTCTACGCGGCCGCGGCCGGCGACCTGTTCGTGCCCGGTGGGGAACGCGGCCTGTACCGCTCGCCCGACGCCGGTGACACCTGGGAGCTGATCTTCCCGCAGGCCGACACCGCCCTGCCGAACCGCGAGACCACGGGCGCGGTCGACGTCGCCATCGACCCGAGCGACTCCGACCGGATCCTCGTCGCGATGTGGGACCACTACCGCACGCCCGAGAAGCGCGTCTACGCCGGACCCGGTTCGTCGGTGTGGCTGACCGAGGACGGCGGCACCACCTGGATGCACGTCACCGACATCGCCCTCGGCGAGGGCGACCGGACCCGCAACGACCTCGAGGACCGGCTCTACACCCCGGAGGAGGAGACCGGCCGCATCGGCCTGGCCTTCGCCCCCTCCGACCCCAGCCGCGTGTACGCGATGATCGCCAACACCCTCGACGGCACCCACGGCGCGTGGTTCAGCTCCGACGACGGCGGGCGGTCGTTCACCCGCAGCGAGCCGTTCGGGCTGGCCGCCAACAACTCCTCCTACGGCTGGTGGTTCGCCCGGATCTTCGTCGACCCCCTGAACGCCGACCACCTGTACGCGGCCGGGCTGGAGGTCATCGAGTCCCTCGACGGCGGCTCGACGTTCCTCCCCCAGTCCAACACCACCGCCCTGGTCGTCACGGGCGCCAACCAGGCCATCGTGCACTCCGACCAGCACACGATGGTGTGGTCGCCGGACGTGCCGGGGCTGGTCTACCTCGGCAACGACGGTGGGGTGTACCGCTCGGCCGCCAACGGTGCGGCAGGCACGTGGGTGACCGGCGCCTCGCAGGGCTGGACCCAGCACTACTCCGTCGACGTCGACGAGCAGACCGCCCAGTACGTCGTCTCCGGACTGCAGGACAACCTGTGCATGCACCACGTCGGTGACGTCGAGGCCGGCAGCGCGGCGTGGATGAAGTACGGCTTCTGCGGTGACGGCATCGTGACGCGCGTCGACCCGGGCGATCCGTCGACGACGTACTACTGCTCGCAGTACGGCGGCTGCGGTCGGGCGAAGGGCGGGGCGCCGCTGCTGGTCGGCGGCATGCGCATGCCGAGCGACCGCTACGGCTGGCTGGCCGACATCCAGTTCGACCCCAACAACCCCGACACGATCTACACGGCGGGTGCACAGCTGCATCGTTCGACCAACGAGGGCACCGCGTTCAGGACCATCTCCGGGGACCTGTCGTCGCAGCCCGAGCAGACCGACCCCAACAGCGGCTACCGGCTGCGCGGCGTCGTGACGACCATCGCGACCCACCCCGACGGCAACACCGTCTGGGTCGGAACCGACGAGGGCCGGCTGTGGGTCACCCATGCCGCCTCGACCCTGCCCGCGGTCGGACGTGGCGTGCCGCAGGACAGCAGCGGCGGCTGGACGCTGGTCGACGACGGCGACCCCACCACCACCGACGACAACGATGGCGACCTCGGGCTGCCCGAGCGCACGTGGATCACCTCCGTCACCGCCGACCCGGCCGACCCGACGGGCAACAGCGCGTGGGTGGCCTACTCGGGCTTCCGCCAGGGCGAGGAGGGGGCACAGCTGTTCCGCACGACCGACGGCGGCGCGACGTTCACCGACGTCTCGGGTGACCTGCCGGGCGCACCGATCAACGACGTGATCCTCATCGACGGCGACCCGGCCGTGGCCACCGACGTCGGCGTGTTCATGTCGACCGACGACGGCACGTCGTGGCTGCGGGTCGGCGACCTGCCGGCGGTGCCGGTGCTGGAGCTGCGCCACCACGTCGGGACCAACACCCTGACCGCGGCCACGTTCGGCCACGGCATCCGCCGGACGACCCTGCCGGGCGAGCAGGCGGGCGGTCTCGGACTCCCGCTGCACGACTGA
- a CDS encoding CarD family transcriptional regulator encodes MALEPGDDVVHSIHGPGRVVAVQMRDTPDGPVEYVTIEVGDMRILIPTSEVEAVGVRDPISEEDAEAILELLAEDPLKDPGHSARRRRNQKRLLDGDAEALAKIVRSLQALREDRDKPLAMRDKDHLRSATAKLAGELAIALKVTEEEATALIERATATDEADAEA; translated from the coding sequence ATGGCTCTCGAACCCGGCGACGACGTCGTCCACTCCATCCACGGTCCCGGCCGTGTCGTGGCGGTGCAGATGCGCGACACCCCTGACGGCCCCGTGGAGTACGTCACCATCGAGGTGGGCGACATGCGCATCCTCATCCCCACCAGCGAGGTGGAGGCGGTCGGCGTCCGGGACCCCATCAGCGAGGAGGACGCCGAGGCGATCCTCGAGCTGCTCGCCGAGGACCCCCTGAAGGACCCGGGTCACTCGGCCCGGCGACGGCGCAACCAGAAGCGACTGCTCGACGGCGACGCCGAGGCGCTGGCCAAGATCGTCCGCAGCCTGCAGGCGCTCCGCGAGGACCGCGACAAGCCGCTGGCCATGCGCGACAAGGACCACCTGCGGTCGGCCACCGCGAAGCTCGCCGGCGAGCTGGCCATCGCGCTGAAGGTCACCGAGGAGGAGGCGACGGCGCTGATCGAGCGCGCCACCGCCACCGACGAGGCCGACGCAGAGGCCTGA